Proteins from a single region of Oncorhynchus nerka isolate Pitt River linkage group LG18, Oner_Uvic_2.0, whole genome shotgun sequence:
- the LOC115127016 gene encoding CD209 antigen-like isoform X1, whose translation MAEYVNKEMIELNKVTEENRKRLTRSMKTETHLSASVCSSADGRLRPYRLAAGCLGVLCVLQVTLNISLRLAFSGSNEERNQLKACYNTTSLPQDRDQSDTSSRVINLCTERDQLQKERDRCRKNMNQLERMRGQLLRERDQLESERDQLLRERDQLLKEKDQVLKERDQLQSERDQLQTERDQLQSERDQSEKTDDKIQLQERNNALTKDRDMLRDRVSVLTNEKVALEKRLSVSELNICPKICNSCPEGWRLLGSSCYFLSTQRKTWEESRLDCMNRGADLMIINSEEERKFLCGLNKIVWIGLTDSVTGRTWKWMHGTPLTTARYWEEWRPLWWCSAELCGDTLLVIRIQRMVGLSVFKSTVLDV comes from the exons ATGGCCGAGTATGTCAACAAAGAGATGATTGAATTGAACAAAGTTACTGAAGAAAACCGGAAGAGATTAACGAGGAGCATGAAGACtgaaacccatctctcag cgagTGTGTGTTCCTCTGCAGATGGAAGACTTAGACCCTACAGgctggctgctgggtgtttaggAGTGCTGTGTGTTCTACAAGTCACTCTCAACATCTCCCTGAGGCTGGCTTTCT CTGGCTCTAACGAAGAGAGAAACCAGTTAAAGGCTTGTTACAACACCACCAGCCTGCCGCAAGACAGAGACCAGTCAGATACCAGTAGTCGTGTCATTAACCTGTGTACAGAAAGAGACCAgctgcagaaggagagagaccggTGCCGGAAGAACATGAACCAGCTAGAGAGGATGAGAGGCCagttactgagggagagagaccagttagagagtgagagagaccagttactgagggagagagaccagttactaaAGGAGAAAGACCAGGTACTtaaggagagagaccagttacagagtgagagagaccagttacagactgagagagaccagttacagagtgagagagaccagtCAGAGAAAACAGATGACAAAATACAGTTACAGGAGCGTAATAATGCCCTGACTAAAGACAGGGACATGTTGAGAGACAGGGTCAGTGTTCTGACCAATGAGAAGGTGGCGCTGGAGAAGAGGCTCTCTGTGAGTG AGCTAAATATTTGTCCGAAAATCTGCAATTCTTGTCCGGAGGGTTGGAGGCTGTTGGGATCCAGCTGTTACTTCCTGTCAACTCAGAGGAAAACCTGGGAAGAGAGCAGACTGGATTGTATGAACAGAGGAGCAGACCTGATGATCATAAACAGCGAGGAGgaacga AAGTTTCTCTGTGGCCTCAACAAGATTGTCTGGATTGGTCTGACTGACTCCGTTACTGGGAGGACATGGAAATGGATGCATGGCACACCACTGACCACGGCAAG GTATTGGGAGGAGTGGAGGCCCTTATGGTGGTGCAGTGCAGAACTGTGTGGTGATACGTTACTGGTCATCAGGATACAGAGAATGGTGGGACTATCAGTGTTCAAATCCACAGTACTGGATGTGTGA
- the LOC115127016 gene encoding trichohyalin-like isoform X2: MAEYVNKEMIELNKVTEENRKRLTRSMKTETHLSASVCSSADGRLRPYRLAAGCLGVLCVLQVTLNISLRLAFSGSNEERNQLKACYNTTSLPQDRDQSDTSSRVINLCTERDQLQKERDRCRKNMNQLERMRGQLLRERDQLESERDQLLRERDQLLKEKDQVLKERDQLQSERDQLQTERDQLQSERDQSEKTDDKIQLQERNNALTKDRDMLRDRVSVLTNEKVALEKRLSVSELNICPKICNSCPEGWRLLGSSCYFLSTQRKTWEESRLDCMNRGADLMIINSEEERVKVSLWPQQDCLDWSD, from the exons ATGGCCGAGTATGTCAACAAAGAGATGATTGAATTGAACAAAGTTACTGAAGAAAACCGGAAGAGATTAACGAGGAGCATGAAGACtgaaacccatctctcag cgagTGTGTGTTCCTCTGCAGATGGAAGACTTAGACCCTACAGgctggctgctgggtgtttaggAGTGCTGTGTGTTCTACAAGTCACTCTCAACATCTCCCTGAGGCTGGCTTTCT CTGGCTCTAACGAAGAGAGAAACCAGTTAAAGGCTTGTTACAACACCACCAGCCTGCCGCAAGACAGAGACCAGTCAGATACCAGTAGTCGTGTCATTAACCTGTGTACAGAAAGAGACCAgctgcagaaggagagagaccggTGCCGGAAGAACATGAACCAGCTAGAGAGGATGAGAGGCCagttactgagggagagagaccagttagagagtgagagagaccagttactgagggagagagaccagttactaaAGGAGAAAGACCAGGTACTtaaggagagagaccagttacagagtgagagagaccagttacagactgagagagaccagttacagagtgagagagaccagtCAGAGAAAACAGATGACAAAATACAGTTACAGGAGCGTAATAATGCCCTGACTAAAGACAGGGACATGTTGAGAGACAGGGTCAGTGTTCTGACCAATGAGAAGGTGGCGCTGGAGAAGAGGCTCTCTGTGAGTG AGCTAAATATTTGTCCGAAAATCTGCAATTCTTGTCCGGAGGGTTGGAGGCTGTTGGGATCCAGCTGTTACTTCCTGTCAACTCAGAGGAAAACCTGGGAAGAGAGCAGACTGGATTGTATGAACAGAGGAGCAGACCTGATGATCATAAACAGCGAGGAGgaacgagtga AAGTTTCTCTGTGGCCTCAACAAGATTGTCTGGATTGGTCTGACTGA